One Prevotella intermedia ATCC 25611 = DSM 20706 DNA window includes the following coding sequences:
- a CDS encoding glycosyltransferase family 4 protein: MKVLMFGWEYPPHVFGGLATANFGISEGLHAQGDIETTLCLPHPFGDEDKTFANIVAMNCVPIVYRDINHDYLNWRLGDIMDTDLYYKLRDNIYADFSNMNVSDIGAMEFAGGYPANLHEEINNYSIIAGVVARAMDYDIIHAHDWLTFPAGIHAKKISGKPLCIHVHATDFDRSRGKVNPTVYAIEKDGMDNADCIMCVSELTRQTVIKQYHQNPEKVFTVHNAVYPLREEVANLPRPSHKGKEKVVTFLGRITMQKGPEYFVEAANMVLRRTRNVRFCMAGSGDMMNQMITLAAERGIADRFHFPGFMKGDQVYECLKASDVYVMPSVSEPFGISPLEAMQCGTPTIISKQSGCAEILNNCIKVDYWDIEAMADAMYSICHNESMFEYLSEEGKREVDNITWEKVGAWIRELYLRTLGWKH; the protein is encoded by the coding sequence ATGAAAGTATTAATGTTCGGTTGGGAGTACCCACCACATGTATTTGGCGGATTGGCGACTGCTAATTTTGGTATTTCAGAGGGCTTGCACGCACAGGGAGACATAGAGACTACGCTCTGTCTGCCGCACCCTTTTGGCGATGAAGATAAGACTTTTGCCAACATCGTGGCGATGAACTGCGTGCCCATTGTGTATCGCGACATCAATCACGACTACCTGAATTGGCGATTGGGCGACATTATGGACACCGACTTATATTACAAGTTGCGCGATAATATCTACGCCGATTTCAGCAATATGAACGTGAGTGATATTGGTGCGATGGAGTTTGCGGGTGGCTATCCTGCCAATTTGCACGAAGAGATAAACAACTATTCCATTATAGCAGGTGTGGTTGCACGTGCCATGGATTATGATATTATCCACGCCCACGACTGGCTTACCTTCCCAGCAGGTATTCACGCCAAGAAAATATCGGGAAAACCGCTGTGCATTCACGTGCATGCGACCGACTTCGACCGCTCTCGAGGCAAGGTAAATCCTACGGTCTATGCGATAGAGAAAGACGGAATGGACAATGCAGACTGCATTATGTGTGTGTCGGAACTTACCCGACAAACCGTTATCAAGCAGTATCATCAGAACCCAGAAAAGGTGTTCACGGTGCACAACGCCGTATATCCGTTGCGAGAAGAGGTGGCAAACCTGCCACGACCTTCGCACAAAGGAAAGGAGAAAGTGGTAACCTTCCTCGGTCGTATCACGATGCAGAAAGGACCAGAATATTTTGTCGAGGCTGCCAATATGGTGCTGCGACGCACACGCAACGTTCGTTTTTGTATGGCAGGGTCGGGCGATATGATGAACCAAATGATAACTTTGGCTGCCGAACGCGGTATTGCTGACCGTTTCCACTTCCCAGGTTTTATGAAAGGCGACCAAGTTTATGAGTGCCTGAAGGCATCAGATGTCTACGTCATGCCGTCGGTGAGCGAACCTTTTGGTATATCTCCTTTGGAGGCAATGCAATGCGGAACGCCCACCATTATTTCAAAACAAAGTGGCTGTGCCGAGATTTTGAACAACTGCATAAAGGTGGATTACTGGGACATAGAGGCGATGGCAGATGCCATGTACTCTATCTGCCACAACGAAAGTATGTTCGAGTACTTGTCGGAAGAAGGAAAACGAGAGGTAGACAATATAACGTGGGAGAAAGTAGGTGCATGGATTCGCGAACTTTATCTCCGTACATTGGGGTGGAAACATTAA
- a CDS encoding glycogen debranching enzyme N-terminal domain-containing protein, with translation MGYLKFEKALMTNLQDSLPRELLRTNRSGAYSCSTIVDCNTRKYHGLLVVPVPELDNENHVLLSSLDPTVIQHGAAFNLGLHKYHGGNYSPNGHKYIREFDCDKVPTTVYRVGNAVLKKEVVLQCYEERILVRYTLLEGQGTTLLQFRPFLAFRSVREFTHENAAINREYHNVENGIATCLYEGYPQLFMQFSKDNEFHYEPYWYRGLEYPKEQARGYYSDEDLYVPGYFEMKIKKGESIVFSGSTSEIKTSTLKRIFDEEVDLRPPRDNFFHCLVNAAHQFHNRKKNDDRYILAGYPWFKCRARDQFIALPGLTLSIEEQDYFELVMETAERGLREFMQNEPLTVEIQEIEQPDVILWCIWAIQQYAKEAGKESCLKLYGDFLRDMIAYIENGKHPNLFLHTNGLLYAEGKNKAITWMNGMIDGKPVNPRSGYIVEFNALWYNDIKFVAWLFGDTSETEYAAHLEEMASLCKDAFVATFLNNYGYLYDYVDGNMVDWSVRPNMILAAALDYSPLEQSQKKSVVDICTRELLTPKGLRSLSPKSGGYTPVCVGDQDHRTRIYHQGTAWPWLGGFYLEACLKLYKRTRLSFVERQLIGYEDEVTSHCLGTIPEYFDGNPPYSGRGAISFAMNVGEVLRTLALLEKYKY, from the coding sequence ATGGGATACCTTAAATTTGAAAAAGCTTTGATGACGAACCTGCAAGATTCCCTGCCAAGAGAGTTGTTGCGCACAAATCGGTCAGGAGCATATTCTTGTTCTACAATCGTAGATTGCAATACCAGAAAGTATCATGGACTTCTGGTTGTGCCTGTTCCCGAATTAGACAACGAGAACCACGTACTGTTGAGTTCGCTCGACCCAACAGTGATACAGCACGGAGCAGCTTTCAACCTCGGATTGCATAAGTATCACGGAGGAAATTATAGCCCGAACGGACACAAGTACATTCGTGAATTTGATTGCGATAAAGTACCTACCACTGTATATAGGGTAGGTAATGCGGTGCTGAAAAAGGAAGTAGTGTTGCAATGCTACGAAGAACGCATACTTGTGCGTTACACTTTGCTGGAAGGGCAGGGCACAACCCTGTTGCAGTTCCGTCCTTTCCTCGCTTTTAGAAGCGTGCGCGAGTTTACCCACGAGAATGCTGCCATAAACCGTGAATACCACAATGTTGAAAACGGAATAGCCACTTGCCTTTACGAAGGCTATCCGCAACTGTTCATGCAGTTCTCAAAAGACAACGAGTTTCATTACGAACCCTATTGGTATCGTGGCTTGGAATATCCCAAGGAGCAAGCCCGAGGCTATTATTCAGACGAGGATTTGTATGTTCCCGGCTATTTTGAAATGAAGATAAAGAAAGGCGAAAGCATTGTTTTCTCTGGCTCAACGTCGGAGATAAAGACATCTACGCTAAAGCGAATCTTCGATGAAGAGGTTGATTTACGACCTCCGCGCGACAACTTCTTCCATTGTCTTGTGAATGCTGCCCACCAGTTTCACAACCGAAAGAAGAACGACGACCGCTACATACTTGCCGGCTATCCTTGGTTCAAGTGTAGGGCACGCGACCAGTTCATCGCCTTGCCTGGACTTACACTAAGCATTGAGGAGCAAGATTACTTTGAACTTGTTATGGAAACCGCCGAAAGAGGTTTGCGGGAATTTATGCAGAACGAACCGCTGACGGTAGAAATACAGGAAATAGAGCAACCCGATGTGATTTTGTGGTGCATCTGGGCAATTCAGCAATATGCAAAAGAAGCTGGAAAAGAGAGTTGCTTGAAACTCTATGGCGATTTTCTGCGAGATATGATAGCCTACATTGAAAACGGAAAGCACCCCAACTTGTTCTTGCATACCAATGGTTTGCTGTACGCAGAAGGCAAAAACAAAGCCATAACGTGGATGAATGGAATGATAGACGGCAAGCCTGTAAATCCACGTTCGGGCTATATCGTAGAGTTTAATGCCCTTTGGTATAACGACATAAAGTTTGTAGCGTGGCTGTTCGGCGACACTTCCGAAACCGAATATGCAGCACATTTAGAAGAAATGGCAAGCTTGTGCAAGGACGCATTTGTTGCAACGTTCTTGAATAACTACGGTTATCTGTACGATTATGTAGACGGAAACATGGTAGACTGGAGTGTTCGCCCGAACATGATATTGGCTGCTGCACTCGATTATTCGCCGTTAGAGCAGAGTCAGAAGAAGAGTGTGGTGGACATTTGTACACGCGAACTGCTTACACCGAAAGGTTTACGCTCGCTTTCGCCAAAGAGTGGGGGATACACGCCTGTCTGTGTAGGCGACCAAGACCACCGCACCCGTATCTATCATCAAGGCACAGCGTGGCCGTGGTTGGGCGGTTTCTATCTCGAAGCCTGCCTGAAGCTTTACAAGCGCACCCGCTTGAGTTTTGTTGAACGACAGCTGATAGGTTACGAAGACGAAGTTACGAGCCATTGCTTGGGCACTATTCCCGAGTATTTTGATGGCAATCCGCCCTATTCGGGACGCGGTGCAATATCGTTTGCAATGAATGTTGGTGAGGTGCTGCGTACGTTGGCACTACTCGAAAAATATAAATATTAA
- a CDS encoding chitobiase/beta-hexosaminidase C-terminal domain-containing protein, whose translation MNKFLRNAFVAVLAMVGTAAYAQTVVTFNPSETKGTTSASGTPDKMEKGGITIESTNAAFNAKGNKHYRFYQDSKTTITSTVGNITKIEFACEVNNEGKYGANGFEGVEGYTFTEDKKTGTWTGDAAAVEFAAKYQVRATKVVVTIGATDPNTVAPPSIEGVTPFLDKTTVTLSAAEGTKIYYTTNNEAPTTASTLYSAPFELTATTTVKAIAVKDGKQSSVAEKTFTKEELAVANSIAEFKAIGKDKKAILKLVNAKVLYKWTLSSGSISIYVRDHSGAILFYKHTLGLKANEDLNGEIVGQYTEYNATPELIEVAGVTNLDKLNHVEGAAAEPKVIAPAAAIDNLCDLVKLEKVKITAEESKRYYVVDGEKKVQLYNGFQLSAFNDMAQFVATGEYDVVGIVASVYKGVPSINLIEIKKVVPNAIDTVQATQNENAPMYNLAGQRVGKNYKGVVIQNGKKFMNK comes from the coding sequence ATGAACAAATTTTTACGCAATGCATTCGTTGCCGTGTTGGCAATGGTGGGCACAGCTGCCTATGCACAAACAGTGGTAACATTCAATCCAAGTGAAACAAAAGGAACAACGAGTGCAAGTGGAACACCCGACAAAATGGAAAAAGGTGGTATTACCATTGAATCTACAAATGCGGCCTTTAATGCTAAAGGCAACAAGCATTACAGATTTTATCAGGATTCAAAGACAACCATAACATCAACTGTTGGCAATATCACAAAGATAGAGTTTGCTTGCGAAGTTAATAATGAGGGTAAGTATGGAGCTAATGGCTTTGAAGGTGTAGAAGGTTATACCTTTACAGAAGATAAAAAGACAGGAACATGGACAGGCGATGCAGCTGCTGTTGAGTTCGCAGCTAAGTATCAGGTTCGTGCAACTAAGGTTGTCGTAACCATTGGCGCTACTGACCCAAACACAGTTGCACCTCCTTCTATCGAAGGTGTTACTCCTTTCTTGGACAAAACAACCGTAACACTTTCGGCTGCTGAAGGCACAAAGATTTATTATACAACCAACAACGAAGCTCCTACAACTGCTTCTACATTGTATAGTGCTCCTTTCGAACTTACTGCTACAACCACTGTAAAGGCAATTGCAGTAAAGGACGGAAAGCAAAGCTCTGTTGCTGAAAAGACTTTCACAAAGGAAGAACTTGCTGTTGCAAACTCAATTGCAGAATTTAAGGCTATCGGCAAAGACAAGAAAGCTATATTGAAACTTGTTAATGCAAAGGTACTTTACAAATGGACATTAAGCAGTGGCAGCATCAGTATTTATGTTCGCGACCACTCCGGTGCAATTCTTTTCTACAAGCACACACTGGGCTTGAAGGCTAACGAAGACCTTAACGGCGAAATCGTGGGTCAATACACAGAATACAATGCTACTCCTGAGCTGATAGAAGTAGCTGGCGTTACCAACCTCGATAAGCTCAACCACGTTGAAGGTGCTGCTGCTGAACCAAAGGTTATTGCTCCTGCTGCCGCAATAGATAACCTTTGCGACTTGGTTAAGTTGGAAAAAGTTAAGATTACAGCCGAAGAATCAAAGAGATATTACGTTGTAGACGGCGAAAAGAAGGTACAGCTTTACAATGGTTTCCAACTTTCTGCTTTCAACGATATGGCACAATTCGTTGCAACAGGCGAATATGATGTTGTTGGTATTGTTGCTTCTGTTTACAAAGGTGTACCATCAATCAACCTCATTGAGATTAAAAAGGTTGTTCCTAATGCTATCGACACCGTTCAGGCAACTCAAAACGAGAATGCTCCAATGTACAACCTCGCTGGTCAGCGTGTAGGTAAGAACTACAAGGGTGTAGTAATTCAGAATGGTAAGAAGTTCATGAACAAGTAA